Within Synechococcus sp. NB0720_010, the genomic segment CGATGCCGCTGGCGGAGTTGGAGCGCGGCGGTGCTGAGCTGGCCCGCTTCCTTGGGGTTCCCCTGGAGGGCGTCTGAGCGATGGTGCGCTCCCTTCTTCTCGCCCTCTTGCTGGTCCTTAGTCCCTTTGGACTGGTGGCCTGCGCCGCCCCCTCGCCGACGGCGAGCTACGGCTGCGGAACAGCGGGAGTCCCCTGCCTGCAGGGCAAGGCCCTGGTCGAGCTCAAAACCAGCAAGGGTGTTGTTCAGCTGAGCCTGGACGGGGCGGAGGCCCCCCTGACCGCTGGCAACTTTGTCGATCTGGTCCGCCGCGGCGCCTACAACGGCACCGTCTTCCACCGGGTGGTCAAAGAGCCGATTCCCTTTGTCGTTCAGGGCGGCGACCCCCAGAGCTCCAAGCCCGAAACCCCTGTCTCGGCTCTGGGAACCGGCAGCTTCATCGACCCCTCCAGCGGCCAGCCGCGCTTCATCCCCCTGGAACTGCTGTTTGAGGGTGAATCCGGCCCCCGTTACGGGGAGATTGTGACCAGTCCAACCCAGCAGCAGCGTCTGAAGCTGCCCCATGAGCGCGGCTCCCTGGCGATGGCCCGCTCCAGTGATCCCAACTCAGCCAGCGCGCAGTTCTACATCGCCCTGCGGGCCCTGCCTGAGCTCGACGGTCGCTATGCCGTCTTTGGCCGGGTGACCAAGGGGATGGATGTCGTCGATCAGATCAACCAGGGCGACAAGTTGATCAGCGCCAGCGTCCTAGAGGGCGGAACGCTGGTGCGCGACGCCAATTAGGCGGGAACCCGCTTGTCCAGGCTGGTGACCTTCAGGTAGGCCGTATTCACTCCGGAGGCGCGCTCCAGAGCGATGCGGCCCGTGCGGGCAATCTCC encodes:
- a CDS encoding peptidylprolyl isomerase: MVRSLLLALLLVLSPFGLVACAAPSPTASYGCGTAGVPCLQGKALVELKTSKGVVQLSLDGAEAPLTAGNFVDLVRRGAYNGTVFHRVVKEPIPFVVQGGDPQSSKPETPVSALGTGSFIDPSSGQPRFIPLELLFEGESGPRYGEIVTSPTQQQRLKLPHERGSLAMARSSDPNSASAQFYIALRALPELDGRYAVFGRVTKGMDVVDQINQGDKLISASVLEGGTLVRDAN